One Parus major isolate Abel unplaced genomic scaffold, Parus_major1.1 Scaffold290, whole genome shotgun sequence genomic window carries:
- the PPM1G gene encoding protein phosphatase 1G isoform X1 — protein MSYQQTHSWLRIQVFACVPPVQEAVGIAFKALDWQEGSVGLLALQLCELQTCYLCSLFQDAHNCIPELDSETAMFSVYDGHGGEEVALYCAKYLPEIIKDQKAYKEGKLQKALEDAFLAIDAKLTTEEVIKELSQMAGRPQDDEDEKEKVADEDDVDNEEAALLHEEATMTIEELLTRYGQNCTKNLKAKSVAAAGDNAVEGTGKQHDGESNMNGEADPGELPDHKERKNGKPDEEITGISSTSDKASAGGNSPALQKPELGKGDEAVTSSTGEAGPSCSSTGKPQRTTKSKFFEDSEDESDEVEEEEEDSEECSEDEDGYSSEEAENEDDEDDTEEAEEDEDEEEEMLLPGMEGKEEPGSDSGTTAVVALIRGKQLIVANAGDSRCVVSEGGKAVDMSYDHKPEDEVELARIKNAGGKVTMDGRVNGGLNLSRAIGDHFYKRNKNLPPEEQMISALPDIKVLTINDEHDFMVIACDGIWNVMSSQEVVDFIQSKITQKDENGVLRPLSSIVEELLDQCLAPDTSGDGTGCDNMTCIIISFKPRNTHPPAESGKRKLGEAAAPAEENGGDSTKKAKLE, from the exons ACCTTTGCTCTCTCTTTCAGGATGCCCACAACTGCATTCCCGAGCTGGACAGTGAAACAGCCATGTTCTCTGTCTACGATGGACACGGAG GAGAAGAAGTTGCCCTGTACTGTGCCAAGTACCTCCCTGAGATCATCAAAGACCAGAAGGCCTACAAGGAAGGGAAATTGCAAAAG GCCCTGGAAGATGCATTCTTGGCCATTGATGCCAAGCTCACCACAGAGGAGGTGATTAAGGAGCTCTCCCAAATGGCTGGGCGGCCACAGGACGATGAGGATGAGAAGGAGAAAGTTGCTGATGAAGATGATG TGGATAATGAGGAAGCTGCTCTTCTGCACGAAGAAGCCACAATGACCATCGAGGAGCTCCTCACACGTTATGGACAAAACTGCACCAAGAACCTCAAAGCCAAGTCTGTAGCTGCAGCTGGGGATAACGCTGTGGAGGGGACAGGCAAGCAGCATGATGGGGAGTCAAATATGAATGGAGAGGCTGACCCAGGGGAGCTTCCTGACCACAAGGAGAGGAAGAACGGGAAGCCAGACGAAGAAATCACGGGTATTTCCTCCACCTCAGACAAAGCCAGCGCTGGAGGcaacagccctgctctgcagaagccTGAACTAGGCAAAGGTGACGAGGCCGTCACCTCTTCTACTGGGGAGGCCGGGCCCTCCTGCTCCTCTACAGGAAAGCCCCAGCGCACAACCAAATCCAAATTTTTTGAGGACAGTGAGGATGAGTCAGATGAGgttgaggaagaggaggaagacaGTGAG GAATGtagtgaggatgaggatggttACAGCAGTGAAGAGGCAGAgaatgaagatgatgaagatgacactgaagaagcagaggaggatgaggatgaagaggaggaaatgtTGTTACCGGGCatggaggggaaagaggag CCTGGCTCAGACAGCGGCACTACGGCTGTCGTGGCGCTCATCCGGGGCAAGCAGCTGATTGTGGCCAACGCCGGGGACTCGCGCTGCGTCGTGTCGGAGGGAGGCAAGGCCGTCGACATGTCCTACGACCACAAGCCAGAGGATGAGGTGGAGCTGGCCAGGATAAAGAACGCTGGTGGCAAGGTCACCATGGATGGAAGGGTGAACGGCGGCCTCAACCTCTCCAGGGCCATTG GGGATCACTTCTACAAGCGGAACAAGAACCTCCCTCCAGAAGAGCAGATGATCTCTGCCTTGCCTGACATCAAAGTGCTGACAATAAATGATGAGCACGACTTCATGGTCATTGCCTGTGATGGAATCTG gaatgTGATGAGCAGCCAGGAAGTGGTGGATTTCATCCAGTCAAAGATCACCCAGAAGGATGAGAATGGAGTCCTGCGGCCACTCTCCTCCATTGTAGAAGAG ctgctggatcAGTGCTTGGCTCCAGACACCTCAGGGGATGGCACGGGCTGCGATAACATGACCTGCATCATTATCAGCTTCAAACCCCGTAACACACACCCACCTGCTGAGAGTGGGAAGCGGAAACTGGGGGAGGCGGCAGCACCAGCAGAGGAGAACGGTGGGGACAGCACCAAGAAGGCCAAACTTGAGTAG
- the PPM1G gene encoding protein phosphatase 1G isoform X2 yields the protein MGAYLSQPNTVKSSGDGAGLGPRPLHFGFSAMQGWRVSMEDAHNCIPELDSETAMFSVYDGHGGEEVALYCAKYLPEIIKDQKAYKEGKLQKALEDAFLAIDAKLTTEEVIKELSQMAGRPQDDEDEKEKVADEDDVDNEEAALLHEEATMTIEELLTRYGQNCTKNLKAKSVAAAGDNAVEGTGKQHDGESNMNGEADPGELPDHKERKNGKPDEEITGISSTSDKASAGGNSPALQKPELGKGDEAVTSSTGEAGPSCSSTGKPQRTTKSKFFEDSEDESDEVEEEEEDSEECSEDEDGYSSEEAENEDDEDDTEEAEEDEDEEEEMLLPGMEGKEEPGSDSGTTAVVALIRGKQLIVANAGDSRCVVSEGGKAVDMSYDHKPEDEVELARIKNAGGKVTMDGRVNGGLNLSRAIGDHFYKRNKNLPPEEQMISALPDIKVLTINDEHDFMVIACDGIWNVMSSQEVVDFIQSKITQKDENGVLRPLSSIVEELLDQCLAPDTSGDGTGCDNMTCIIISFKPRNTHPPAESGKRKLGEAAAPAEENGGDSTKKAKLE from the exons GATGCCCACAACTGCATTCCCGAGCTGGACAGTGAAACAGCCATGTTCTCTGTCTACGATGGACACGGAG GAGAAGAAGTTGCCCTGTACTGTGCCAAGTACCTCCCTGAGATCATCAAAGACCAGAAGGCCTACAAGGAAGGGAAATTGCAAAAG GCCCTGGAAGATGCATTCTTGGCCATTGATGCCAAGCTCACCACAGAGGAGGTGATTAAGGAGCTCTCCCAAATGGCTGGGCGGCCACAGGACGATGAGGATGAGAAGGAGAAAGTTGCTGATGAAGATGATG TGGATAATGAGGAAGCTGCTCTTCTGCACGAAGAAGCCACAATGACCATCGAGGAGCTCCTCACACGTTATGGACAAAACTGCACCAAGAACCTCAAAGCCAAGTCTGTAGCTGCAGCTGGGGATAACGCTGTGGAGGGGACAGGCAAGCAGCATGATGGGGAGTCAAATATGAATGGAGAGGCTGACCCAGGGGAGCTTCCTGACCACAAGGAGAGGAAGAACGGGAAGCCAGACGAAGAAATCACGGGTATTTCCTCCACCTCAGACAAAGCCAGCGCTGGAGGcaacagccctgctctgcagaagccTGAACTAGGCAAAGGTGACGAGGCCGTCACCTCTTCTACTGGGGAGGCCGGGCCCTCCTGCTCCTCTACAGGAAAGCCCCAGCGCACAACCAAATCCAAATTTTTTGAGGACAGTGAGGATGAGTCAGATGAGgttgaggaagaggaggaagacaGTGAG GAATGtagtgaggatgaggatggttACAGCAGTGAAGAGGCAGAgaatgaagatgatgaagatgacactgaagaagcagaggaggatgaggatgaagaggaggaaatgtTGTTACCGGGCatggaggggaaagaggag CCTGGCTCAGACAGCGGCACTACGGCTGTCGTGGCGCTCATCCGGGGCAAGCAGCTGATTGTGGCCAACGCCGGGGACTCGCGCTGCGTCGTGTCGGAGGGAGGCAAGGCCGTCGACATGTCCTACGACCACAAGCCAGAGGATGAGGTGGAGCTGGCCAGGATAAAGAACGCTGGTGGCAAGGTCACCATGGATGGAAGGGTGAACGGCGGCCTCAACCTCTCCAGGGCCATTG GGGATCACTTCTACAAGCGGAACAAGAACCTCCCTCCAGAAGAGCAGATGATCTCTGCCTTGCCTGACATCAAAGTGCTGACAATAAATGATGAGCACGACTTCATGGTCATTGCCTGTGATGGAATCTG gaatgTGATGAGCAGCCAGGAAGTGGTGGATTTCATCCAGTCAAAGATCACCCAGAAGGATGAGAATGGAGTCCTGCGGCCACTCTCCTCCATTGTAGAAGAG ctgctggatcAGTGCTTGGCTCCAGACACCTCAGGGGATGGCACGGGCTGCGATAACATGACCTGCATCATTATCAGCTTCAAACCCCGTAACACACACCCACCTGCTGAGAGTGGGAAGCGGAAACTGGGGGAGGCGGCAGCACCAGCAGAGGAGAACGGTGGGGACAGCACCAAGAAGGCCAAACTTGAGTAG
- the PPM1G gene encoding protein phosphatase 1G isoform X4 — MAICSRLCVAVTKDAHNCIPELDSETAMFSVYDGHGGEEVALYCAKYLPEIIKDQKAYKEGKLQKALEDAFLAIDAKLTTEEVIKELSQMAGRPQDDEDEKEKVADEDDVDNEEAALLHEEATMTIEELLTRYGQNCTKNLKAKSVAAAGDNAVEGTGKQHDGESNMNGEADPGELPDHKERKNGKPDEEITGISSTSDKASAGGNSPALQKPELGKGDEAVTSSTGEAGPSCSSTGKPQRTTKSKFFEDSEDESDEVEEEEEDSEECSEDEDGYSSEEAENEDDEDDTEEAEEDEDEEEEMLLPGMEGKEEPGSDSGTTAVVALIRGKQLIVANAGDSRCVVSEGGKAVDMSYDHKPEDEVELARIKNAGGKVTMDGRVNGGLNLSRAIGDHFYKRNKNLPPEEQMISALPDIKVLTINDEHDFMVIACDGIWNVMSSQEVVDFIQSKITQKDENGVLRPLSSIVEELLDQCLAPDTSGDGTGCDNMTCIIISFKPRNTHPPAESGKRKLGEAAAPAEENGGDSTKKAKLE; from the exons GATGCCCACAACTGCATTCCCGAGCTGGACAGTGAAACAGCCATGTTCTCTGTCTACGATGGACACGGAG GAGAAGAAGTTGCCCTGTACTGTGCCAAGTACCTCCCTGAGATCATCAAAGACCAGAAGGCCTACAAGGAAGGGAAATTGCAAAAG GCCCTGGAAGATGCATTCTTGGCCATTGATGCCAAGCTCACCACAGAGGAGGTGATTAAGGAGCTCTCCCAAATGGCTGGGCGGCCACAGGACGATGAGGATGAGAAGGAGAAAGTTGCTGATGAAGATGATG TGGATAATGAGGAAGCTGCTCTTCTGCACGAAGAAGCCACAATGACCATCGAGGAGCTCCTCACACGTTATGGACAAAACTGCACCAAGAACCTCAAAGCCAAGTCTGTAGCTGCAGCTGGGGATAACGCTGTGGAGGGGACAGGCAAGCAGCATGATGGGGAGTCAAATATGAATGGAGAGGCTGACCCAGGGGAGCTTCCTGACCACAAGGAGAGGAAGAACGGGAAGCCAGACGAAGAAATCACGGGTATTTCCTCCACCTCAGACAAAGCCAGCGCTGGAGGcaacagccctgctctgcagaagccTGAACTAGGCAAAGGTGACGAGGCCGTCACCTCTTCTACTGGGGAGGCCGGGCCCTCCTGCTCCTCTACAGGAAAGCCCCAGCGCACAACCAAATCCAAATTTTTTGAGGACAGTGAGGATGAGTCAGATGAGgttgaggaagaggaggaagacaGTGAG GAATGtagtgaggatgaggatggttACAGCAGTGAAGAGGCAGAgaatgaagatgatgaagatgacactgaagaagcagaggaggatgaggatgaagaggaggaaatgtTGTTACCGGGCatggaggggaaagaggag CCTGGCTCAGACAGCGGCACTACGGCTGTCGTGGCGCTCATCCGGGGCAAGCAGCTGATTGTGGCCAACGCCGGGGACTCGCGCTGCGTCGTGTCGGAGGGAGGCAAGGCCGTCGACATGTCCTACGACCACAAGCCAGAGGATGAGGTGGAGCTGGCCAGGATAAAGAACGCTGGTGGCAAGGTCACCATGGATGGAAGGGTGAACGGCGGCCTCAACCTCTCCAGGGCCATTG GGGATCACTTCTACAAGCGGAACAAGAACCTCCCTCCAGAAGAGCAGATGATCTCTGCCTTGCCTGACATCAAAGTGCTGACAATAAATGATGAGCACGACTTCATGGTCATTGCCTGTGATGGAATCTG gaatgTGATGAGCAGCCAGGAAGTGGTGGATTTCATCCAGTCAAAGATCACCCAGAAGGATGAGAATGGAGTCCTGCGGCCACTCTCCTCCATTGTAGAAGAG ctgctggatcAGTGCTTGGCTCCAGACACCTCAGGGGATGGCACGGGCTGCGATAACATGACCTGCATCATTATCAGCTTCAAACCCCGTAACACACACCCACCTGCTGAGAGTGGGAAGCGGAAACTGGGGGAGGCGGCAGCACCAGCAGAGGAGAACGGTGGGGACAGCACCAAGAAGGCCAAACTTGAGTAG
- the PPM1G gene encoding protein phosphatase 1G isoform X5: MFSVYDGHGGEEVALYCAKYLPEIIKDQKAYKEGKLQKALEDAFLAIDAKLTTEEVIKELSQMAGRPQDDEDEKEKVADEDDVDNEEAALLHEEATMTIEELLTRYGQNCTKNLKAKSVAAAGDNAVEGTGKQHDGESNMNGEADPGELPDHKERKNGKPDEEITGISSTSDKASAGGNSPALQKPELGKGDEAVTSSTGEAGPSCSSTGKPQRTTKSKFFEDSEDESDEVEEEEEDSEECSEDEDGYSSEEAENEDDEDDTEEAEEDEDEEEEMLLPGMEGKEEPGSDSGTTAVVALIRGKQLIVANAGDSRCVVSEGGKAVDMSYDHKPEDEVELARIKNAGGKVTMDGRVNGGLNLSRAIGDHFYKRNKNLPPEEQMISALPDIKVLTINDEHDFMVIACDGIWNVMSSQEVVDFIQSKITQKDENGVLRPLSSIVEELLDQCLAPDTSGDGTGCDNMTCIIISFKPRNTHPPAESGKRKLGEAAAPAEENGGDSTKKAKLE; the protein is encoded by the exons ATGTTCTCTGTCTACGATGGACACGGAG GAGAAGAAGTTGCCCTGTACTGTGCCAAGTACCTCCCTGAGATCATCAAAGACCAGAAGGCCTACAAGGAAGGGAAATTGCAAAAG GCCCTGGAAGATGCATTCTTGGCCATTGATGCCAAGCTCACCACAGAGGAGGTGATTAAGGAGCTCTCCCAAATGGCTGGGCGGCCACAGGACGATGAGGATGAGAAGGAGAAAGTTGCTGATGAAGATGATG TGGATAATGAGGAAGCTGCTCTTCTGCACGAAGAAGCCACAATGACCATCGAGGAGCTCCTCACACGTTATGGACAAAACTGCACCAAGAACCTCAAAGCCAAGTCTGTAGCTGCAGCTGGGGATAACGCTGTGGAGGGGACAGGCAAGCAGCATGATGGGGAGTCAAATATGAATGGAGAGGCTGACCCAGGGGAGCTTCCTGACCACAAGGAGAGGAAGAACGGGAAGCCAGACGAAGAAATCACGGGTATTTCCTCCACCTCAGACAAAGCCAGCGCTGGAGGcaacagccctgctctgcagaagccTGAACTAGGCAAAGGTGACGAGGCCGTCACCTCTTCTACTGGGGAGGCCGGGCCCTCCTGCTCCTCTACAGGAAAGCCCCAGCGCACAACCAAATCCAAATTTTTTGAGGACAGTGAGGATGAGTCAGATGAGgttgaggaagaggaggaagacaGTGAG GAATGtagtgaggatgaggatggttACAGCAGTGAAGAGGCAGAgaatgaagatgatgaagatgacactgaagaagcagaggaggatgaggatgaagaggaggaaatgtTGTTACCGGGCatggaggggaaagaggag CCTGGCTCAGACAGCGGCACTACGGCTGTCGTGGCGCTCATCCGGGGCAAGCAGCTGATTGTGGCCAACGCCGGGGACTCGCGCTGCGTCGTGTCGGAGGGAGGCAAGGCCGTCGACATGTCCTACGACCACAAGCCAGAGGATGAGGTGGAGCTGGCCAGGATAAAGAACGCTGGTGGCAAGGTCACCATGGATGGAAGGGTGAACGGCGGCCTCAACCTCTCCAGGGCCATTG GGGATCACTTCTACAAGCGGAACAAGAACCTCCCTCCAGAAGAGCAGATGATCTCTGCCTTGCCTGACATCAAAGTGCTGACAATAAATGATGAGCACGACTTCATGGTCATTGCCTGTGATGGAATCTG gaatgTGATGAGCAGCCAGGAAGTGGTGGATTTCATCCAGTCAAAGATCACCCAGAAGGATGAGAATGGAGTCCTGCGGCCACTCTCCTCCATTGTAGAAGAG ctgctggatcAGTGCTTGGCTCCAGACACCTCAGGGGATGGCACGGGCTGCGATAACATGACCTGCATCATTATCAGCTTCAAACCCCGTAACACACACCCACCTGCTGAGAGTGGGAAGCGGAAACTGGGGGAGGCGGCAGCACCAGCAGAGGAGAACGGTGGGGACAGCACCAAGAAGGCCAAACTTGAGTAG
- the PPM1G gene encoding protein phosphatase 1G isoform X3: protein MCSRKIRSCVAGPSCEKCSCRPRKGAHVGCTYSHRKAPGAGEEVALYCAKYLPEIIKDQKAYKEGKLQKALEDAFLAIDAKLTTEEVIKELSQMAGRPQDDEDEKEKVADEDDVDNEEAALLHEEATMTIEELLTRYGQNCTKNLKAKSVAAAGDNAVEGTGKQHDGESNMNGEADPGELPDHKERKNGKPDEEITGISSTSDKASAGGNSPALQKPELGKGDEAVTSSTGEAGPSCSSTGKPQRTTKSKFFEDSEDESDEVEEEEEDSEECSEDEDGYSSEEAENEDDEDDTEEAEEDEDEEEEMLLPGMEGKEEPGSDSGTTAVVALIRGKQLIVANAGDSRCVVSEGGKAVDMSYDHKPEDEVELARIKNAGGKVTMDGRVNGGLNLSRAIGDHFYKRNKNLPPEEQMISALPDIKVLTINDEHDFMVIACDGIWNVMSSQEVVDFIQSKITQKDENGVLRPLSSIVEELLDQCLAPDTSGDGTGCDNMTCIIISFKPRNTHPPAESGKRKLGEAAAPAEENGGDSTKKAKLE, encoded by the exons ATGTGCAGCAGGAAGATCAGGAGTTGTGTGGCTGGTCCATCCTGTGAAAAATGCTCCTGTAGGCCAAGGAAAGGAGCCCACGTAGGTTGTACCTACAGCCACAGGAAAGCCCCAGGTGCAG GAGAAGAAGTTGCCCTGTACTGTGCCAAGTACCTCCCTGAGATCATCAAAGACCAGAAGGCCTACAAGGAAGGGAAATTGCAAAAG GCCCTGGAAGATGCATTCTTGGCCATTGATGCCAAGCTCACCACAGAGGAGGTGATTAAGGAGCTCTCCCAAATGGCTGGGCGGCCACAGGACGATGAGGATGAGAAGGAGAAAGTTGCTGATGAAGATGATG TGGATAATGAGGAAGCTGCTCTTCTGCACGAAGAAGCCACAATGACCATCGAGGAGCTCCTCACACGTTATGGACAAAACTGCACCAAGAACCTCAAAGCCAAGTCTGTAGCTGCAGCTGGGGATAACGCTGTGGAGGGGACAGGCAAGCAGCATGATGGGGAGTCAAATATGAATGGAGAGGCTGACCCAGGGGAGCTTCCTGACCACAAGGAGAGGAAGAACGGGAAGCCAGACGAAGAAATCACGGGTATTTCCTCCACCTCAGACAAAGCCAGCGCTGGAGGcaacagccctgctctgcagaagccTGAACTAGGCAAAGGTGACGAGGCCGTCACCTCTTCTACTGGGGAGGCCGGGCCCTCCTGCTCCTCTACAGGAAAGCCCCAGCGCACAACCAAATCCAAATTTTTTGAGGACAGTGAGGATGAGTCAGATGAGgttgaggaagaggaggaagacaGTGAG GAATGtagtgaggatgaggatggttACAGCAGTGAAGAGGCAGAgaatgaagatgatgaagatgacactgaagaagcagaggaggatgaggatgaagaggaggaaatgtTGTTACCGGGCatggaggggaaagaggag CCTGGCTCAGACAGCGGCACTACGGCTGTCGTGGCGCTCATCCGGGGCAAGCAGCTGATTGTGGCCAACGCCGGGGACTCGCGCTGCGTCGTGTCGGAGGGAGGCAAGGCCGTCGACATGTCCTACGACCACAAGCCAGAGGATGAGGTGGAGCTGGCCAGGATAAAGAACGCTGGTGGCAAGGTCACCATGGATGGAAGGGTGAACGGCGGCCTCAACCTCTCCAGGGCCATTG GGGATCACTTCTACAAGCGGAACAAGAACCTCCCTCCAGAAGAGCAGATGATCTCTGCCTTGCCTGACATCAAAGTGCTGACAATAAATGATGAGCACGACTTCATGGTCATTGCCTGTGATGGAATCTG gaatgTGATGAGCAGCCAGGAAGTGGTGGATTTCATCCAGTCAAAGATCACCCAGAAGGATGAGAATGGAGTCCTGCGGCCACTCTCCTCCATTGTAGAAGAG ctgctggatcAGTGCTTGGCTCCAGACACCTCAGGGGATGGCACGGGCTGCGATAACATGACCTGCATCATTATCAGCTTCAAACCCCGTAACACACACCCACCTGCTGAGAGTGGGAAGCGGAAACTGGGGGAGGCGGCAGCACCAGCAGAGGAGAACGGTGGGGACAGCACCAAGAAGGCCAAACTTGAGTAG
- the LOC107198706 gene encoding LOW QUALITY PROTEIN: uncharacterized protein LOC107198706 (The sequence of the model RefSeq protein was modified relative to this genomic sequence to represent the inferred CDS: inserted 1 base in 1 codon) — LHNVPSNPALWQWEAISPCPVLPDPCPKSLQLSLGTVTLRSPWVFLFSRLNIPSCPSLSPQEMRFVSWLTCTTSPAALGFPCDGVVPLAVPCTAGLPLSRMNSTLLVLGCCLSSHSSVWPSPAQLPLLVPLTPFPGSLRLQLPTLSGGSAVNYSVLNCFLVFGSCSPXDTVLQLELLLRLFLCLGTLDELCVPLEQGCLRRLFLCRSGFVLSATSTCCQVGLSQDPSGKGLLSTSHCLCAVSVLVRVTAD; from the exons ctccaCAATGTCCCATCTaatcctgccctctggcagtgggaagctatttccccttgtcctgtcctgCCAGacccttgtccaaagtccctccAGCTTTCTTTAGGCACTGTGactctaaggtctccctgggtctttcttttctccagactgaacatccccagctgtcccagcctgtcACCACAGGAGATGAGGTTTGTGAGCTGGCTCACCTGCACaacttctccagctgctctgggattcCCATGTGATGGGGTTGTGCCTTTGGCAGTGCCTTGCACTGCAGGTCTTCCATTGTCAAGGATGAACTCCACCCTTCTGGTCCTGGGCTGTTGTCTCAGCTCCCACAGTTCAGTCTGGCCCTcaccagcccagctgcccctcCTGGTACCTTTGACCCCCTTTCCTGGCAGCCTCAGGCTTCAACTCCCCACCCTGTCTGGTGGCTCTGCAGTGAATTATTCAGTCCTGAACTGCTTTCTGGTGtttggctcctgcagcc acgacacagtgctgcagctggagttgCTGCTGAGGCTGTTTCTATGCTTAGGAACTCTGGATGAGCTGTGTGTTCCCTTAGAACAGGGCTGCCTGAGGAGACTCTTCCTTTGCAGAAGTGGGTTTGTTCTCAGTGCAACTTCCACTTGCTGCCAGGTGGGTTTATCTCAGGATCCttctgggaaggggctgctcagTACCTCACACTGCCTCTGTGCTGTCAGTGTCCTGGTCAGGGTCACTGCAGATTGA
- the LOC107198715 gene encoding E3 ubiquitin-protein ligase RNF19B-like codes for MEQPTRVPGPRRLLGCFRRKPQTIEGETPPQPEPEPEEPEETRIVLPLGESQALEECPLCLLPQPPEAFPSLASCSHRSCWACLERYLCLAVSESRVPVSCPHCPAALQPADVHRLLPQPALRDKYEEFLLRRLLVADPGTRWCPAPDCSYAVFAHGCAECPRLTCGREGCGTEFCYHCRQPWHPDGPCAPPAPSLATPTAQQEEVAHAEAEDIKVCPRCSAFIMKINDGSCNRMNCTVCGCLFCWLCLREISDMHFLSPSGCTFWGKRPWSRTRRIMWQLGMVLGAPMVISLAAGVAVPVITIGIPIYMGRKVLGQSRRSSHSGCQQCLSVTSSVLLSLFVSPIITALTVGVGVPLVLTYVYGTVVLSLCRSRWGCRGSRTPGDLGMVELDNLTKLNELWSVLPSPRPGEDGAPDPAASIPSSSRSPRPGPAWPEGDSQSASTVALAGSMLSEGQDTSDREGVTIEVEVSVEAVPRSARQQSLSSALSGQSLSGDSLGATSDRGSSVGVPVE; via the exons ATGGAGCAGCCCACACGTGTGCCTGGGCCCCGCCGGCTTCTGGGCTGCTTCAGGCGGAAGCCACAGACCATCGAGGGGGAAACACCACCACAACCGGAGCCAGAGCCAGAGGAACCCGAGGAGACACGCATCGTGCTGCCCCTGGGTGAGAGCCAGGCGCTGGAGGAGTgtcccctgtgcctgctgccccagccccccgaggcctttcccagcctggcctccTGCTCCCACCGCTCGTGCTGGGCCTGCCTGGAGCGGTACCTGTGCCTCGCTGTGAGCGAGAGCCGCGTGCCGGTGTCGTGCCCGCACTGCCCCGCTGCGCTCCAGCCCGCCGATGTGCACcggctcctgccccagcccgcCCTTCGGGACAAGTACGAGGAGTTCCTGCTGCGAcggctgctggtggctgatcCTGGCACCCGCTGGTGCCCCGCACCTGACTGCAG CTACGCTGTCTTTGCCCACGGCTGTGCTGAGTGTCCCCGCCTCACCTGTGGGCGTGAGGGCTGTGGCACCGAGTTCTGCTACCACTGCCGGCAACCCTGGCACCCTGACGGCCCCTGTGCACCACCGGCCCCCAGCCTGGCCacccccacagcccagcaggaggaggtggcccatg CTGAGGCTGAGGACATCAAGGTCTGTCCTCGCTGCAGCGCCTTCATCATGAAGATCAACGATGGGAGCTGCAACCGCATGAACTGCACGGTCTGTGGGTGCCTCTTCTGCTGGCTCTGTCTGCGGGAGATCTCTGATATGCACTTTCTCAG cccctctggctGCACCTTCTGGGGGAAGAGGCCGTGGTCACGGACCCGGAGGATCATGTGGCAGCTGGGCATGGTGCTGGGAGCCCCCATGGTCATCTCTCTTGCTGCGGGTGTTGCTGTCCCTGTCATTACCATTGGGATCCCCATCTACATGGGTAGGAAG GTGCTGGGCCAGAGCCGGCGAAGCAGTCACTCCGGGTGCCAGCAGTGCCTCTCTGTCACCAGCAGTgtcctcctctctctcttcgTGTCCCCTATCATAACAGCTCTCACTGTGG GTGTTGGCGTGCCCCTGGTGCTCACCTACGTGTACGGGACCGTGGTGCTGTCGCTGTGCCGGAGCcgctggggctgcaggggcagccgCACGCCTGGAGACCTCGGCATGGTGGAGCTGGACAACCTGACCAAAC TGAATGAGCTGTGGTCagtgctgcccagccccagaCCAGGTGAGGACGGAGCTCCAGACCCCGCTgcctccatccccagcagcagccgcAGCCCGCGCCCGGGGCCAGCGTGGCCGGAAGGGGACAGCCAGTCAGCCAGCACAGTGGCCCTTGCTGGGAGTATGCTGAGTGAGGGCCAGGACACCTCTGACAG GGAAGGTGTTACCATCGAGGTGGAGGTGTCGGTGGAAGCAGTGCCACGTTCTGCCCGGCAGCAGagcctcagcagtgccctgtcTGGGCAGAGCCTCTCTGGGGACTCCCTGGGAGCCACCAGTGACAGGGGCAGCTCCGTGGGTGTCCCTGTGGAGTGA